One stretch of Numenius arquata chromosome 8, bNumArq3.hap1.1, whole genome shotgun sequence DNA includes these proteins:
- the ITGB3BP gene encoding centromere protein R, whose translation MSVKRALNLGTKDNPSEATPLKTRKENLKSYSPTTGTCQMSPFSSPASHNAQNLRNHSSNGDEAEENDSESVLSRRGQPQTEENAFMELQSKVKSSLVRILNKRANLTSLQALEGSKELENIIGVSDLSCDLSAELQKTQALMSQAEELQLLKRNNRKLPARVYVQTAGSAAFLKSLLD comes from the exons ATGTC agttAAGAGAGCATTAAATTTGGGCACAAAAGATAAT CCATCTGAGGCAACACCTTTGAAGACcagaaaggaaaatctgaagtCTTACTCACCGACAACAGGAACATGCCAAATGAGTCCGTTTTCATCTCCTGCGAGTCATAATGCACAAAATCTCAGAAATCACTCATCAAATG gagatgaagctgaggagAACGATTCAGAAAGCGTATTATCCAGAAGAGGGCAGCCTCAAACAGAGGAGAATGC GTTCATGGAATTGCAGTCCAAAGTGAAAAGTTCGTTGGTCAGAATTCTGAATAAAAGAGCAAATCTGACAAGCCTACAG gctttagaGGGCAGTAAAGAGCTTGAAAATATTATTGGTGTCTCTGACTTGTCTTGCGACCTGAGTGCTGAACTGCAGAAAACCCAAGCGCTAA TGAGTCAAGCAGAAGAACTGCAGCTGCTGAAAAGAAACAATAGAAAACTTCCTGCCCGAG